The following are from one region of the Nocardioides marmotae genome:
- a CDS encoding threonine/serine ThrE exporter family protein — protein MSASEVSSVRTQTQTLDLCLRIGEVLLASGAGAADVTATMQAVARSLGLRSVDVDITFTSMSMSYQPVADEPAIVQLRYVKHRTIDYDHLTRVDHLVRSVLRQDLDLREARSELGRITSSGHDRPRWAITIGWGLMCGGVGLQLGGDLAVVLIALIAAMTIDRLQLRMSRRRYPAFYQQIAGGGVATMIALAVAATPLALDPSVVVTANIVMLLAGIGFFGALQDALTGFYITAGARLTEAILATAGIIAGVSGGISLAYAFGVEVPQLDPGSGSLTGVGLTILGSAIAAGSFAYASYAPRRSLAPIALVAAVAMGITQSVSVPGIGRAWSVALAALFVGLVGYTVGGRLRVPPLVVVVSAVVPMLPGLSIYRGLTLLAEGGGSTSAGLLAMVTAGSVAMALSAGVILGEYVAQPVRREAARLESRLAGPRLVGPLRTRPDGSQRTRPRRSRRTRRTRRTRRSRRDRAPHAEHDA, from the coding sequence ATGTCGGCGTCGGAAGTCTCCTCGGTCCGGACCCAGACCCAGACCCTCGATCTGTGCCTGCGCATCGGCGAGGTCCTCCTCGCCTCCGGTGCCGGTGCCGCCGACGTGACCGCGACGATGCAGGCGGTCGCGCGCTCCCTGGGCCTGCGCAGCGTCGACGTCGACATCACCTTCACCTCGATGTCGATGAGCTACCAGCCGGTCGCCGATGAGCCGGCGATCGTGCAGCTGCGCTACGTCAAGCACCGCACGATCGACTACGACCACCTCACCCGGGTCGACCACCTCGTCCGCTCGGTGCTGCGCCAGGACCTCGACCTCAGGGAGGCCCGCTCCGAGCTGGGGCGGATCACCTCCTCGGGCCACGACCGCCCGCGGTGGGCGATCACCATCGGCTGGGGTCTCATGTGCGGCGGCGTCGGCCTCCAGCTGGGCGGTGACCTGGCGGTCGTCCTCATCGCGCTGATCGCGGCGATGACCATCGACCGGCTCCAGCTGCGGATGTCGCGGCGTCGCTACCCGGCTTTCTACCAGCAGATCGCGGGCGGCGGGGTGGCGACGATGATCGCGCTGGCGGTCGCCGCGACGCCGCTGGCGCTCGACCCGTCGGTGGTCGTGACCGCGAACATCGTGATGCTGCTGGCGGGGATCGGCTTCTTCGGCGCCCTCCAGGACGCCTTGACCGGGTTCTACATCACCGCGGGCGCCCGGCTCACCGAGGCGATCCTCGCGACCGCCGGCATCATCGCCGGGGTCAGCGGCGGCATCAGCCTGGCCTACGCGTTCGGCGTCGAGGTGCCCCAGCTCGACCCCGGCAGCGGCAGCCTCACCGGCGTCGGCCTGACGATCCTCGGCTCGGCGATCGCGGCGGGCTCCTTCGCCTACGCCTCCTACGCCCCGCGGCGCAGCCTCGCGCCGATCGCCTTGGTGGCCGCGGTGGCGATGGGGATCACCCAGTCGGTGTCGGTGCCCGGCATCGGGCGGGCCTGGTCGGTGGCGCTCGCCGCGCTCTTCGTCGGCCTGGTCGGCTACACCGTCGGTGGCCGGCTGCGCGTGCCGCCGCTGGTCGTGGTCGTCTCCGCGGTCGTGCCGATGCTCCCCGGCCTCTCGATCTACCGCGGGCTCACCCTGCTCGCCGAGGGCGGCGGCTCGACCAGCGCCGGGCTGCTGGCGATGGTCACGGCCGGCTCGGTCGCGATGGCGCTCTCGGCCGGCGTGATCCTCGGTGAGTACGTCGCCCAGCCGGTCAGGCGCGAGGCGGCCCGGCTCGAGAGCCGGCTGGCCGGCCCCCGGCTCGTCGGGCCGCTGCGCACCCGCCCCGACGGGTCGCAGCGCACCCGACCCCGCCGCAGCCGGCGCACCCGCCGCACCCGCCGCACCCGCCGCAGCAGGCGGGACCGGGCGCCGCACGCCGAGCACGACGCCTGA
- a CDS encoding response regulator transcription factor encodes MDAARPPGPALTRPDGSPLRVLVVDDEVNLAELIAMALRYEGWQVEVAHTGARAVTLAREQRPDAVVLDIMLPDLDGLEVLRRMRATDPDLPVVFLTARDAVEDRIAGLTAGGDDYVTKPFSLEEVVARLRGLMRRAGAQQAAASSVLTVGDLTLDEDSHEVFRGGEEITLTNTEFELLRFLMRNPRRVLSKAQILDRVWNYDFGGQANVVELYISYLRKKIDAGRAPMIHTVRGAGYVLKPAA; translated from the coding sequence ATGGACGCTGCCCGCCCTCCCGGCCCGGCCCTCACCCGGCCGGACGGCTCGCCCCTGCGGGTGCTCGTCGTGGACGACGAGGTCAACCTGGCCGAGCTGATCGCGATGGCGCTGCGCTACGAGGGCTGGCAGGTCGAGGTCGCCCACACCGGCGCCAGGGCGGTGACGCTGGCGCGCGAGCAGCGGCCGGACGCGGTGGTCCTCGACATCATGCTGCCCGACCTCGACGGCCTCGAGGTGCTGCGTCGGATGCGCGCGACCGACCCGGACCTGCCGGTCGTCTTCCTCACCGCCCGCGACGCCGTGGAGGACCGGATCGCCGGCCTGACCGCCGGCGGCGACGACTACGTGACCAAGCCGTTCTCCCTCGAGGAGGTCGTCGCCCGGCTGCGCGGGCTGATGCGCCGCGCGGGCGCCCAGCAGGCCGCGGCCTCCTCGGTCCTCACCGTCGGCGACCTGACCCTCGACGAGGACAGCCACGAGGTCTTCCGCGGTGGTGAGGAGATCACGCTGACCAACACCGAGTTCGAGCTGCTGCGCTTCCTCATGCGCAACCCGCGCCGGGTGCTGAGCAAGGCCCAGATCCTCGACCGGGTCTGGAACTACGACTTCGGCGGGCAGGCCAACGTCGTGGAGCTCTACATCTCCTACCTGCGCAAGAAGATCGACGCCGGCCGCGCGCCGATGATCCACACCGTGCGCGGCGCGGGGTACGTGCTGAAGCCGGCCGCCTGA
- a CDS encoding flavin-containing monooxygenase, protein MTAVDATPAVRHVDHHVDHHVDHHVDHLVVGAGFAGLCAAIKLQEDGERDFVVIEKGEEVGGTWRDNTYPGAACDVPSQLYSFSFAPNPEWTSSFSPQPEIQAYLRRVARESGTLDRFRFGTRVEDATWDDEAARWTVRTSAGTWSARTLVVGAGGLSEPKLPDIEGIETFAGHLFHSARWDHDVDLAGKRVAVIGTGASAIQIVPEVQRVAGRLDVYQRTAPWVIPRNDRRYSRIERAALRHVPGVQKAYRTATYWGRETYVPAFTFEPAIAFPARKLAEANIARGIRDPELRAKVTPQFALGCKRVLISNAYYPALAADNVDLVTDRIARVTPTSVVTADGTEREVDVIIVATGFHTTELPITEHVVGRRGRTLADRWRESGMAAYKGTTVPEFPNLFLLVGPNTGLGHSSMVFMIESQVQYLRQALRTMRLNRYAAVEPREDVAAGWNDRLQQRMKRTVWQRGGCSSWYLDEHGRNTTLWPRTTFGFRAALRAFDTAAYAVRGEPAPPSSTPATPTTHQQTEDVPA, encoded by the coding sequence ATGACCGCCGTCGATGCGACCCCCGCCGTGCGCCACGTCGACCACCACGTCGACCACCACGTCGACCACCACGTCGACCACCTCGTCGTGGGCGCCGGGTTCGCCGGCCTCTGCGCCGCGATCAAGCTCCAGGAGGACGGCGAGCGCGACTTCGTCGTCATCGAGAAGGGCGAGGAGGTGGGCGGCACCTGGCGTGACAACACCTACCCAGGCGCCGCGTGCGACGTGCCCAGCCAGCTCTACTCCTTCTCCTTCGCCCCCAACCCCGAGTGGACCTCCTCCTTCTCCCCGCAGCCGGAGATCCAGGCCTACCTGCGCCGCGTCGCCCGCGAGTCCGGCACGCTCGACCGGTTCCGCTTCGGCACCCGGGTCGAGGACGCGACGTGGGACGACGAGGCCGCCCGCTGGACGGTGCGTACGTCGGCAGGCACCTGGTCGGCGCGCACCCTCGTCGTCGGCGCCGGCGGCCTCTCGGAGCCGAAGCTGCCCGACATCGAGGGCATCGAGACGTTCGCGGGGCACCTGTTCCACTCCGCCCGCTGGGACCACGACGTCGACCTCGCCGGCAAGCGGGTCGCCGTCATCGGCACCGGCGCCTCGGCGATCCAGATCGTGCCGGAGGTCCAGCGCGTCGCGGGCCGCCTCGACGTCTACCAGCGCACCGCGCCGTGGGTGATCCCTCGCAACGACCGCCGCTACTCGAGGATCGAGCGCGCCGCCCTGCGCCACGTGCCGGGCGTGCAGAAGGCCTACCGGACCGCGACCTACTGGGGCCGCGAGACCTACGTGCCGGCCTTCACCTTCGAGCCCGCCATCGCCTTCCCCGCCCGCAAGCTCGCCGAGGCCAACATCGCCCGCGGCATCCGCGACCCCGAGCTGCGCGCCAAGGTGACCCCTCAGTTCGCGCTCGGCTGCAAGCGGGTGCTCATCAGCAACGCCTACTACCCCGCGCTCGCCGCCGACAACGTCGACCTGGTGACCGACCGGATCGCGCGCGTCACGCCCACCTCGGTGGTCACCGCCGACGGCACCGAGCGCGAGGTCGACGTGATCATCGTGGCGACCGGCTTCCACACCACCGAGCTGCCGATCACCGAGCACGTCGTCGGCCGCCGCGGCCGCACGCTCGCCGACCGCTGGCGGGAGTCGGGCATGGCGGCGTACAAGGGCACGACCGTGCCGGAGTTCCCCAACCTCTTCCTGCTCGTCGGCCCCAACACCGGCCTGGGCCACTCCTCGATGGTCTTCATGATCGAGTCGCAGGTGCAGTACCTGCGCCAGGCGCTGCGCACGATGCGCCTGAACCGGTACGCCGCCGTCGAGCCGCGCGAGGACGTCGCCGCGGGCTGGAACGACCGGCTCCAGCAGCGGATGAAGCGCACCGTCTGGCAGCGCGGCGGCTGCTCGAGCTGGTACCTCGACGAGCACGGCCGCAACACCACCCTGTGGCCGCGCACCACGTTCGGCTTCCGCGCCGCGCTGCGCGCCTTCGACACCGCCGCGTACGCCGTGCGCGGCGAGCCCGCTCCCCCGAGCAGCACCCCAGCCACCCCCACCACCCACCAGCAGACGGAGGACGTGCCCGCATGA
- a CDS encoding SDR family NAD(P)-dependent oxidoreductase, whose protein sequence is MKTLENKVVVITGAGSGIGRALALDCARRGSLLALSDVDETGLAETAALVRATGVRELRTDRLDVADRDAMTAYAASVADQFGRVNVVVNNAGVALAGDLVDLDYPDIDWIIGINFLGVLHGTKAFLPHLIASGDGHVVNLSSLFGLVSMPGQSIYNATKYAVRGMSEALRIEMLAGGHQVGVTVVHPGGIKTAIARNARVSSREDQASTASFFDKKLAKTTPEKAAEVIVAGVLADKSRVLVGSDAHALHWFGKLAGARYQNVVARVSKKVMPAKTTVV, encoded by the coding sequence ATGAAGACGCTCGAGAACAAGGTGGTCGTGATCACCGGAGCCGGGTCCGGCATCGGCCGCGCCCTCGCCCTGGACTGCGCCCGCCGCGGCTCGCTGCTCGCGCTCTCCGACGTCGACGAGACCGGCCTGGCGGAGACCGCCGCGCTCGTCCGCGCCACGGGGGTCCGCGAGCTGCGCACCGACCGCCTCGACGTCGCCGACCGCGACGCGATGACGGCGTACGCCGCCTCGGTCGCCGACCAGTTCGGCCGGGTCAACGTCGTGGTCAACAACGCCGGGGTCGCCCTGGCCGGCGACCTGGTCGACCTCGACTACCCCGACATCGACTGGATCATCGGCATCAACTTCCTCGGCGTGCTGCACGGCACCAAGGCATTCCTGCCGCACCTCATCGCCTCCGGGGACGGCCACGTCGTCAACCTGTCCTCGCTGTTCGGCCTGGTCTCGATGCCGGGCCAGTCGATCTACAACGCGACCAAGTACGCCGTGCGCGGCATGTCCGAGGCGCTGCGGATCGAGATGCTGGCCGGCGGCCACCAGGTGGGCGTCACCGTCGTCCACCCCGGCGGCATCAAGACCGCCATCGCCCGCAACGCCCGGGTCTCCTCCCGCGAGGACCAGGCCAGCACCGCGTCGTTCTTCGACAAGAAGCTGGCCAAGACCACGCCGGAGAAGGCCGCCGAGGTGATCGTCGCCGGCGTGCTGGCCGACAAGTCCCGCGTGCTCGTCGGCAGCGACGCGCACGCGCTGCACTGGTTCGGCAAGCTCGCCGGTGCGCGCTACCAGAACGTCGTCGCGCGGGTCTCGAAGAAGGTCATGCCGGCCAAGACGACCGTCGTCTGA
- a CDS encoding SDR family NAD(P)-dependent oxidoreductase, whose product MTKPRPGDVVVITGASSGIGRATALAAAAAGAHLVLAARGVGSLDLVAAECDDAGAASTTVVPTDVGDDAAVRALVETVLDRHGRIDAFVNSAGVVAYGRTEEVPQEVFDGVLRTNLVGSANVARHVVPVLRDQDAGTLTLVGSVIGHIAVPGMTAYAVSKWGVRSLARHLALENADKRGVTISYVAPGGVDTPIYRQAANYDGFQGRPPPPVASPERVARQILSRLGRENAWSQLLVSNEVIRFGFNAVPFVYDAVIGPFFRHGAIDLLQPVEPTTGNVLASRQSGNTLHGEQGSALTGIARNVLATLRG is encoded by the coding sequence ATGACCAAGCCACGTCCGGGGGACGTCGTCGTGATCACCGGGGCATCGAGCGGCATCGGCCGGGCCACCGCCCTGGCCGCGGCCGCCGCGGGCGCCCACCTCGTGCTCGCCGCCCGCGGGGTCGGCTCGCTGGACCTGGTCGCCGCGGAGTGCGACGACGCCGGCGCCGCCTCGACCACGGTGGTGCCGACCGACGTGGGTGACGACGCCGCGGTCCGCGCGCTCGTGGAGACCGTCCTGGACCGGCACGGCCGCATCGACGCCTTCGTCAACTCCGCGGGCGTCGTCGCCTACGGGCGCACCGAGGAGGTCCCGCAGGAGGTCTTCGACGGGGTGCTGCGCACCAACCTGGTCGGCTCGGCCAACGTCGCGCGCCACGTCGTACCCGTCCTGCGTGACCAGGACGCCGGCACGCTCACGCTCGTGGGCTCGGTGATCGGCCACATCGCGGTGCCGGGGATGACGGCGTACGCCGTGAGCAAGTGGGGCGTGCGCTCCCTCGCCCGCCACCTCGCGCTCGAGAACGCCGACAAGCGCGGCGTCACGATCTCCTACGTCGCCCCGGGCGGCGTGGACACCCCGATCTACCGCCAGGCCGCCAACTACGACGGCTTCCAGGGCCGTCCGCCGCCGCCGGTGGCCAGCCCCGAGCGGGTCGCGCGGCAGATCCTGTCGCGGTTGGGGCGCGAGAACGCCTGGTCGCAGCTGCTGGTGAGCAACGAGGTGATCCGCTTCGGGTTCAACGCGGTGCCCTTCGTCTACGACGCGGTCATCGGCCCCTTCTTCCGCCACGGTGCGATCGACCTGCTCCAGCCGGTCGAACCGACCACCGGCAACGTGCTCGCCTCCAGGCAGAGCGGCAACACGCTCCACGGCGAGCAGGGCAGCGCGCTGACCGGCATCGCCCGCAACGTCCTCGCCACGCTGCGCGGGTGA
- the rocD gene encoding ornithine--oxo-acid transaminase, translating into MTLTDTRTPFQRAEERTAHNYHPLPVVIEHASGAWMTDVDGTRYLDLLAGYSALNFGHSHPALVQVAHEQLDRLTLTSRAFVHDRFADFCAALGDLCGKELVLPMNTGAEAVETAIKVARKWGYEVKGVTPNQAKIIVFTGNFHGRTTTIVGFSDDPDAHDGFGPFAPGFVQVPYGDLAAVEAAIDEDTVAVLVEPIQGEGGVVLPPEGFLRGLRELCTRTNVLLAADEIQAGLGRTGRTFACDHEDVVPDMYVLGKALGAGIVPVSAVVADRDVLGVLRPGQHGSTFGGNPLACAVGHAVVQLLATGEHQARATELGVVLRERLEALVGHGVVGVRVRGLWAGIDIDPTIGTGREVCEALMARGVLAKDTHGSTIRLAPPLVISREDLEWGLDQLAAVVSSGPLGA; encoded by the coding sequence ATGACCCTCACCGACACCCGCACGCCCTTCCAGCGTGCCGAGGAGCGGACCGCCCACAACTACCACCCCCTCCCGGTGGTGATCGAGCACGCCTCGGGGGCGTGGATGACCGACGTCGACGGCACGCGCTACCTCGACCTGCTCGCCGGCTACTCCGCGCTGAACTTCGGCCACAGCCACCCCGCCCTGGTGCAGGTCGCCCACGAGCAGCTCGACCGGCTCACCCTCACCAGCCGCGCGTTCGTCCACGATCGCTTCGCCGACTTCTGCGCCGCCCTGGGCGACCTGTGCGGCAAGGAGCTGGTGCTGCCGATGAACACCGGCGCCGAGGCCGTGGAGACCGCGATCAAGGTGGCCCGCAAGTGGGGCTACGAGGTCAAGGGCGTCACGCCGAACCAGGCGAAGATCATCGTCTTCACCGGCAACTTCCACGGCCGGACCACCACCATCGTCGGCTTCTCCGACGACCCCGACGCCCACGACGGCTTCGGGCCGTTCGCACCCGGCTTCGTCCAGGTGCCGTACGGCGACCTCGCCGCGGTCGAGGCCGCGATCGACGAGGACACCGTCGCGGTGCTCGTCGAGCCGATCCAGGGCGAGGGCGGAGTCGTGCTGCCGCCCGAGGGGTTCCTCCGCGGACTGCGCGAGCTGTGCACCCGCACCAACGTGCTCCTCGCCGCCGACGAGATCCAGGCCGGCCTCGGCCGCACCGGCCGGACCTTCGCCTGCGACCACGAGGACGTCGTCCCCGACATGTACGTGCTCGGCAAGGCGCTGGGCGCCGGCATCGTCCCCGTCTCCGCCGTCGTCGCCGACCGCGACGTCCTCGGCGTGCTGCGCCCCGGCCAGCACGGCTCGACCTTCGGCGGCAACCCGCTGGCCTGCGCGGTCGGGCACGCCGTCGTGCAGCTGCTCGCCACCGGTGAGCACCAGGCGCGGGCCACCGAGCTCGGCGTCGTGCTCCGCGAGCGGCTCGAGGCCCTCGTCGGCCACGGCGTCGTCGGCGTACGCGTCCGCGGCCTGTGGGCCGGGATCGACATCGACCCGACCATCGGCACCGGCCGCGAGGTCTGCGAGGCGCTGATGGCCCGCGGCGTGCTCGCCAAGGACACCCACGGCTCCACGATCCGCCTCGCCCCGCCGCTGGTCATAAGCCGCGAGGACCTCGAGTGGGGCCTCGACCAGCTCGCCGCCGTCGTCTCCTCGGGCCCGCTCGGCGCCTGA
- a CDS encoding sensor histidine kinase: MSLPRSLTARLVLTTTAIALLVSLLVGTATTFAVRSYLTGQLDQDVARALERSERGRDLGFPDGPGPGHGGPDRGPGDEVGTLSAGRYDDTEPAWVGTVLTQGPRGLVEQVAVTDEVSDQLDGLPSDGEPHEVDLAGLGRYRVAVSAEGTVAAGLPTSDVDDAVANLLAWEAVLALAALLAGGGAALVVVRRQLRPLREVAATAHTVADLPLASGDIRLAERVPAHLTDERTEVGQVGAALDALLAHVETALRARHRSEQQVRRFVADASHELRTPLATIAGYTELARRRPDDPAAAATALDKVEEEAARMTALVEDLLLLARLDAGRPLAREPVDLTRLLLEATEDARVLAPDHHWRLELPEESVEVIGDELRLHQVVTNLLTNARTHTPPGTTVTVRGTAHGFAVSDDGPGFPPELADTAFERFVRGDASRTRGDGSGGSGGGAGGGTGLGLALVAAIVAAHGGTVGLASRPGHTTIEVTLPAP; this comes from the coding sequence ATGTCCCTCCCGCGGTCGCTGACCGCGCGGCTGGTGCTCACCACCACCGCGATCGCGCTGCTGGTCTCCCTGCTGGTCGGCACCGCGACGACCTTCGCGGTGCGCTCCTACCTGACCGGCCAGCTCGACCAGGACGTCGCCCGGGCCCTGGAGCGCTCCGAGCGGGGCCGGGACCTCGGTTTCCCCGACGGCCCCGGGCCGGGGCACGGCGGCCCGGACCGCGGGCCGGGCGACGAGGTCGGCACGCTCAGCGCCGGCCGCTACGACGACACCGAGCCCGCGTGGGTCGGCACGGTGCTCACCCAGGGCCCCCGCGGCCTGGTCGAGCAGGTCGCGGTCACCGACGAGGTCAGCGACCAGCTCGACGGGCTCCCCTCCGACGGCGAGCCGCACGAGGTGGACCTCGCCGGGCTCGGCCGCTACCGGGTGGCGGTCTCGGCGGAGGGCACCGTCGCGGCCGGGCTGCCCACGTCCGACGTCGACGACGCCGTCGCGAACCTCCTCGCCTGGGAGGCCGTCCTCGCCCTCGCCGCCCTGCTGGCCGGCGGCGGCGCCGCCCTGGTCGTCGTACGTCGCCAGCTGCGCCCGCTGCGCGAGGTGGCCGCGACCGCGCACACCGTCGCCGACCTCCCGCTCGCGAGCGGCGACATCCGGCTCGCCGAGCGGGTGCCCGCCCACCTCACCGACGAGCGGACCGAGGTCGGCCAGGTCGGTGCGGCCCTCGATGCCCTGCTCGCCCACGTCGAGACCGCGCTGCGCGCCCGGCACCGCAGCGAGCAGCAGGTGCGCCGCTTCGTCGCCGACGCCTCCCACGAGCTGCGCACGCCGCTGGCCACCATCGCCGGCTACACCGAGCTGGCCCGCCGCCGGCCGGACGACCCTGCCGCGGCCGCGACCGCCCTGGACAAGGTCGAGGAGGAGGCCGCGCGGATGACGGCGCTGGTCGAGGACCTGCTGCTGCTCGCCCGGCTCGACGCCGGGCGGCCGCTCGCCCGCGAGCCGGTGGACCTGACCCGGCTGCTGCTCGAGGCCACCGAGGACGCCCGGGTGCTGGCGCCGGACCACCACTGGCGCCTCGAGCTGCCCGAGGAGTCGGTGGAGGTGATCGGCGACGAGCTGCGGCTGCACCAGGTGGTCACCAACCTGCTGACCAACGCCCGCACGCACACCCCGCCCGGGACGACGGTGACGGTGCGCGGCACGGCGCACGGGTTCGCGGTCTCCGACGACGGGCCGGGCTTCCCGCCCGAGCTGGCCGACACCGCCTTCGAGCGGTTCGTCCGCGGGGACGCCTCCCGCACCCGCGGCGACGGGTCCGGCGGCAGCGGCGGCGGCGCCGGAGGCGGCACGGGGTTGGGCCTGGCGCTGGTCGCGGCCATCGTCGCGGCCCACGGCGGCACCGTCGGTTTGGCGAGTCGGCCGGGTCACACCACGATCGAGGTGACCTTGCCTGCGCCGTAG
- a CDS encoding TetR/AcrR family transcriptional regulator yields MRPPTRTRLAPEARRTQLLDLGVRLLATRSLEELSIDVLAEEAGISRGLLYHYFGGKQAFHEAVVRHAADDLIAQTAPPEGGEPLERLLASVTAYVDYVIANHAGYQSLVKAAASGNDVLREIYEDARSALTGRIFTEDPWGDLIPDTPVNRLIVRGWSAMVEELVLAWVADPADVPRDRLLELAAGSLPALVESAAGPL; encoded by the coding sequence GTGAGGCCACCCACACGCACCCGGCTCGCGCCCGAGGCGCGCAGGACCCAGCTGCTCGACCTCGGCGTCCGGTTGCTCGCGACCCGGTCGCTGGAGGAGCTGTCGATCGATGTGCTGGCCGAGGAGGCCGGCATCAGCCGGGGGCTGCTCTACCACTACTTCGGCGGCAAGCAGGCCTTCCACGAGGCCGTCGTGCGGCACGCCGCCGACGACCTGATCGCCCAGACCGCCCCGCCCGAGGGCGGCGAGCCGCTCGAGCGGCTGCTCGCGTCGGTCACGGCGTACGTCGACTACGTCATCGCCAACCACGCCGGCTACCAGTCGCTGGTCAAGGCGGCCGCGAGCGGCAACGACGTGCTGCGCGAGATCTACGAGGACGCCCGGTCCGCGCTGACCGGGCGGATCTTCACCGAGGACCCGTGGGGCGACCTGATCCCCGACACCCCGGTCAACCGGCTCATCGTCCGCGGCTGGTCGGCGATGGTCGAGGAGCTCGTCCTCGCCTGGGTCGCCGACCCCGCCGACGTACCCCGCGACCGGCTGCTCGAGCTGGCCGCCGGGTCGTTGCCGGCGTTGGTGGAGTCGGCCGCCGGCCCCTTGTAA